The nucleotide sequence attgaagaaaaaaacataaacctCCCCATCCCAACTGGTCAAAAACTAACAACCGACTAAAGGCATTTTTCAAAGGAAGGGGAATATGATACAATGTACTTAACAACTACATGAGTATATGAAAGAGACCGTTACTGGAAGGAATattcatttacattcaacatttctCTAGAACTTACCTGGTTAATAGTTGATAAACTGGAGAATGTCTTCCGGGAGCCCATGGGTTGCTCTGCTTTTCTTCAACAGGTTTCTGATTAACTATCCTGTAGGCattattgaaaataattaaacataatgTAATGATTAAATGAATTAGCAAAGAAGAAAGGAAAAGTGTATGATTGGGGCAATGCTTTCAACCTAAAACGATTTATTTGCATGTATAACTTGCGCTTCCTGTATGAATCTAAGAAAGCCTTTCAAGTTTATGCCCGTGTTTCATTTGATTACTTTTGAAGGTTTGTCTACAGCGCTTAACGTTAGGTTTGTTAATTTCATAGTGTTTTTGGTCCCTAGTAAATTATCccaaattgtctcattggtaattataccacttcttctttttcgTATTTATTAAAAAGCAAATGAGACATCGCAGCTAAAGtcatacatttttatgattttgttgCAAACAATATATCTACATGGAGACATGTTTTTTATTACACAAAAGTCGTCTTTTCACATTCATAGAACGTAATGGATGTATCTATTACAAAATTTGATGCATTTTAGGAATCAAAATAATGTATCAAAATGTCCTAAATTTGAATAATGGATAAGCAATTAAATCTCAAATAATTTATCATACACCAGTGTTTTTAAACTATATAATGCATTACTTACATTTCACATTTTCCATCATCTAATGTTACAACGAACGATCCTTTCTCGTATCGTGAATTAAACTCCGGACAGGGTTTCATATTTTGATGTGCACTCAATACGGGTTGTGGCGTATGTTCTATTACAAGCTCTGTATTTATCATTTCCTTACCACCCGTTAACATTAAATTGTTATCTGTATATAGAATAGGTTCTGGCGTGATTTCTGGTGCTGGTTCTGTATTTGCCATTTTCTTACCGCCCGTCAACATTAAAttgttatctatatatataattggTTTTGGCGTAAGTTCAGGTGCAAGCTCTGTATTTGTCGCTTCCTTACCACCCGTTAACATTAAATTGTTGTCTATATATAGAATAGGTTTTGGCGTAGGTTCTGGTGCAAGCTCTGTATTTGTCACATCCTTACCACCCGTTAACATTAAATTGTTATCTATATATTTAATTGGTTTTGGCGTAGGTTCTGTCGCAAGCTCTGTATTTGTCGCTTCTTTATCACCCGTTAACATTAAATTGTTGTCTATATATAGAATAGGTTTTGGCGTAGGCTCTGGTGCAAGCTCTGTATTTGTCGCATCCTTACCACCCGTTAACATTAAATTGTCATCTATAATGAGAATAGGTTTTGGCGTAGTTTCTGGTGACAGTTCTCTCTCCTCTGTATGTGGAGTTTTAATCAGTAAATGATCATCTTTTATAAGAATGGGAATCGGTATATTTTTGTTCGTTGGAAATTGGCTCAAGATACCATTTCCATTGGTTGGTACTGGTTCTATTAATACACCGCTGTTTAACATAGGTCCAAATGTAGTAGCATCAGATGGGGATCCTAATGATTCTCCAACGATTGGCTTTACGGCGGCTGGTTTCAATTGCACTAAATTATTTCCGACAGAAGAAAGAACAGATGCGACATCGGATATCCCTGTAGCAGCACATTGAATGTGCCATACATCTGTtgaaatacaaacaaattattattttgtgTGATGTTTGTGCTATTTGTACTTCCTCTTGCAAATATAATAGTTTAATGCAACCTGTTATctaaatgtacaaatgtacacgTATATCAAAATGAACATCTTAATTTCTTAGTCTGGCAATTACTCTTACTTTTACTCGAATTCCTtatcaattaaatatttaaaagcacaacactaaataaaaaaaattttcatcaacatattaatacaaaaaaaattataaaaatgattttgttttattttatcgaAAATTACTTAcatgaaattaaaacaataaataaaactgatATCTTCATTATGCTGtgtgttatttcttatacttCTACTGTTTAACttttaagtttatatatatatgatcccGATATGGTGATTATTAATTATAATATTGAATCAGCGTCATAGCGGGAAGTAAATATTCCTACCTAGTTAGTCGGCGGACACGTCTTGTCATATTTTGATTGATGGGAAACATCGGGACAAATGTGTATTGCGCACTTCGAGAACTGTGGTGTTTATCATACAATAAGAATGACCAAACACTGAAAAATCTAGTGtaactttttattcaaaattaattgtttacatttACATAACCGATATGTTTTAGTGGGATGAAATATCGCTTTTCTTTCTACATTAATGTGAATGGGCTAATGTACATGG is from Mytilus galloprovincialis chromosome 6, xbMytGall1.hap1.1, whole genome shotgun sequence and encodes:
- the LOC143079337 gene encoding uncharacterized protein LOC143079337; protein product: MKISVLFIVLISYVWHIQCAATGISDVASVLSSVGNNLVQLKPAAVKPIVGESLGSPSDATTFGPMLNSGVLIEPVPTNGNGILSQFPTNKNIPIPILIKDDHLLIKTPHTEERELSPETTPKPILIIDDNLMLTGGKDATNTELAPEPTPKPILYIDNNLMLTGDKEATNTELATEPTPKPIKYIDNNLMLTGGKDVTNTELAPEPTPKPILYIDNNLMLTGGKEATNTELAPELTPKPIIYIDNNLMLTGGKKMANTEPAPEITPEPILYTDNNLMLTGGKEMINTELVIEHTPQPVLSAHQNMKPCPEFNSRYEKGSFVVTLDDGKCEMIVNQKPVEEKQSNPWAPGRHSPVYQLLTRKYNPEVTFRQTALAQKDHHCHHHTRKMGSFFVVDTVLGRCQMVIGIPTLPDLRHIMSNTRPAWSPPMRKLPRWPRRSSESDSDD